TGGAACGAGTGCAACCCGGGCCAATGTGCTGGAAGTGTTAAAGAAGCGCGGCTATTTAGTTACTGAAAAGAACAAGCTCCACGTCAGTGAAGCGGGGATTACTTTATGTAAAGCGGTTGAACTCGAACCCTTGTTAACTAGTCCAGAAATGACAGCTAAATGGGAGCAAGCGTTACAGCAAATCAGTACCGAAGAACGCACTCAGGATAACTTTTTGAGCCAAATTAAGAAGTTTGTCGCGAAATTGATTGCTGATGTCCCCGCGCAATTGACTGGCAGTCCAACCATTAAGCAACAAATCAATCACCAACAGCAAGCACAAAAGTCCGCCGAGGTCTTCTTAGAAACACCGCAAGCGACCGTTTTAAATAAACAGAAGTTTTACCTTGTGAAGCCTAAGCAGGGCGAAGACTTTACCTTACCCAAGAAATGGAGTAGCAAGACGCTTGGTAAGACCGCAATTAAAGCGCTGGTCACCAAGGGGGAAACCAGCAAATTAAAGGGTTTCAAGAGCAAAAAAGGAAAGTCGTTTGCTGCCAAGTTAAAGCTTGACGGCCATAAATTAAGTTTTGATTTTGATTAGAACCTGCCTACCGCCCTACACTACGTTCCGGTTGGTTAACTCGTCATTTAGGTTCACTTTTACAATCCCAAAAGTAAACCTGAACAACGGGTGAGATTAACAAAGCAAAGGAGATCATAAAATGAACAACGAATTAGCAGTTTTAGCACTGGTAACGGCGCTTATTATCAAGTAGCCTGGCAAAAATTGTCTGACGGTTACGTTGCCCTTTATGGCACGACCCCGATTCAAATAAGATCATTGCCAACATTGAATGATATTTTTGAAGATGAGGAGGGGTAACTTATGCCAAATAAAGCAGATGTTAAGGCTTGGAAAGCACAATTAGTCGCCCAGGCTGAACAGCAAATCCTAAAATTAACTGATAGTGACCAATTTAAAAAGTATCTCAATACCCTGGCTAAATTTCATCGTTATAGCGCCAGAAACATTGATTTAATTTATGCGCAAAATCCTCAAGCCACTCAAGTCGCCGGTTTTAAGCAATGGCAGAAGGCTTTTAACCGCACCGTCAACCGGGGCGCAAAAGCGATTCGGATTGCGGCTCCGATCATTAAGAAGCTAACACCAGCCGAGCAGAAGCATCTTGATACCACCGATGAGCGCGCCATTGTCGGTTATCGCTATCTACCCGTCTTTGATGTGGCACAAACTAGCGGTGAACCAGTGTTAAGTGCTAAAGACTTTGTCAAAGAAAATTTGGCCGATCATCAGAATGTGACAAGCTTATATAACGCGTTCAAAGATTATTTAAACCAGCAAACCGACCTTAAAGTCAGTGAAGTGCCTTTAGCGACGCTAAATGGGGCTAAGGGGTATTTTCAACCCAGCACTAATGAAATCGTCATTGGTGGCGATGAGCCCGATAATGCTCTAAAATTGAAGACGTTATATCATGAATATGCGCATAGCCAGCTACACGGATTAAAATCAGCCTTTAAAGATCGGCCACAAGCCTATCAGGAAACCCAAGCCGAAGCGATCGCGTATGTTGCCATGCAAAATATTGGCGTTGATACCAGCAACTACTCACTCGGTTACGTGGCCACCTGGGCCAAAGATAAAGCCGTGATCCATAGTGCTTTAAGTGAGATCCAGCAAGTGAGCAACAAAGTGATTGAGCTTAGCGATGGCTTAACCAAACAATTAGGCTTACAAGAAGCCCAAAAAGAGCCTGAGCATAATCTAAAAAAGCTATCAGCCCATGATCTTAATAAGTCCTATCAAGGCTTGCAACAACAAATTCAACAGGCAACTAGTCCACAACAGAAAGCGCAATTTAAAAACCAGTTAAACGATGTGCACCAAGAAATTAGTGATCGAACTCAAAAACAGCTACAAGCATTTGCTGAACAGAATCCGGAGATCAAACAACCCGAATCCGAACTTGATCAAAGTCTAAAACGTTAGCCAGTTTTTAAAGGGCATGCTATAATGTAAATAGAAAAAAGAAGCCCCGCCAGAACAGGGCTTCCCGCGCAAGCCGCTTCAAAGGCGGTGGCATTAACATTAGACTAGATACTAGTCGTCCTGTAACCTGCCAAAGTTACACAGGGCGGCTTTTTTATTTGTGGTGCTTGTCGATATAGCTGAGTAGCGCGATTAAAAACGTGCCAAACAGCAACATCAACGAGAGTGTCTGGAAGACGCTCATTGACTGTGAAACCTTCCTGAAGATTATTCCATGTTCCCATGGGCCTCAC
This genomic window from Lentilactobacillus buchneri contains:
- a CDS encoding putative holin-like toxin, giving the protein MSVFQTLSLMLLFGTFLIALLSYIDKHHK
- a CDS encoding ArdC-like ssDNA-binding domain-containing protein; the encoded protein is MPNKADVKAWKAQLVAQAEQQILKLTDSDQFKKYLNTLAKFHRYSARNIDLIYAQNPQATQVAGFKQWQKAFNRTVNRGAKAIRIAAPIIKKLTPAEQKHLDTTDERAIVGYRYLPVFDVAQTSGEPVLSAKDFVKENLADHQNVTSLYNAFKDYLNQQTDLKVSEVPLATLNGAKGYFQPSTNEIVIGGDEPDNALKLKTLYHEYAHSQLHGLKSAFKDRPQAYQETQAEAIAYVAMQNIGVDTSNYSLGYVATWAKDKAVIHSALSEIQQVSNKVIELSDGLTKQLGLQEAQKEPEHNLKKLSAHDLNKSYQGLQQQIQQATSPQQKAQFKNQLNDVHQEISDRTQKQLQAFAEQNPEIKQPESELDQSLKR